One Salvia splendens isolate huo1 chromosome 22, SspV2, whole genome shotgun sequence DNA segment encodes these proteins:
- the LOC121786035 gene encoding probable esterase D14L, whose amino-acid sequence MPQIPNSTLLHFPTPIHKIKLKKSNRVYMGSSIAEAHNVRVLGAGDTVVVLGHGFGTDQSVWKHLIPHLVDCYKVIVYDHMGAGTTNPDYFDFDRYSTLEGFAYDLLAILEEFRVHKCIYVGHSLSSMAGALASIFRPDLFHKLIMLSASPRFLNTGDYFGGFEQEDIDELCGAMESNYKSWVSGFAPLVVGGDMDSVAVQEFSRTLFNMRPDIALSMFRMIFTFDLRHFLGCVTVPCHIIQSSKDLAVPVAVAEYLHQNLGGKSIVEVVPTEGHLPQLSSPELTIPVLLRHIQHDIVDGDC is encoded by the exons ATGCCACAAATCCCAAACTCAACACTCCTCCATTTCCCCACACCgattcacaaaataaaattaaaaaaatcaaatagagTGTACATGGGGAGCTCGATCGCAGAAGCGCACAACGTCCGCGTGCTGGGCGCCGGCGACACCGTCGTGGTCTTAGGGCACGGGTTCGGCACGGACCAGTCGGTGTGGAAGCACCTGATCCCGCACCTGGTGGACTGCTACAAGGTGATCGTGTACGACCACATGGGCGCCGGCACCACCAACCCCGATTACTTCGACTTCGACCGCTACTCCACCCTCGAGGGCTTCGCGTACGACCTCCTCGCTATCTTGGAGGAGTTCCGCGTCCACAAATGCATCTACGTCGGCCACTCCCTCTCCTCCATGGCCGGCGCGCTCGCTTCCATTTTCCGCCCCGATCTCTTCCACAAGCTCATCATGCTCTCCGCCTCCCCAAG GTTCTTGAACACGGGGGACTACTTCGGGGGGTTCGAGCAGGAGGACATCGACGAGCTGTGCGGCGCGATGGAGTCAAACTACAAGTCGTGGGTGTCGGGGTTCGCGCCCCTGGTGGTGGGGGGCGACATGGATTCGGTGGCGGTGCAGGAGTTCAGCCGGACGCTGTTCAACATGCGGCCGGATATAGCGCTGAGCATGTTCAGGATGATATTTACGTTCGACCTGAGGCACTTCCTCGGGTGCGTGACTGTGCCGTGCCACATCATCCAGAGCTCCAAGGACTTGGCCGTGCCGGTCGCGGTGGCAGAGTATCTCCACCAGAACCTCGGCGGGAAGTCCATCGTCGAGGTGGTCCCCACGGAGGGCCATCTGCCGCAGCTCAGCTCACCGGAGCTCACCATCCCGGTGCTGCTGCGCCATATACAACATGATATTGTAGATGGTGATTGCTGA